The sequence below is a genomic window from Streptosporangium lutulentum.
TGACCGAGGCCGAGGCCGAAAAGGAGACCGTGAAGGCGGCTCCGGATCTCGCTGCGCTGGAGCAGGAAGGCGAGATCGCGGCGGACTACGTCGAGGGTCTGCTCGACATCGCCGACATCGACGGTGACATCGACATGGATGTCGAGGGTGACCGTGCCGTGGTGTCGGTTGTGGATATCAAGGGCGGCGACCTCGTGGGCTCCAACGGCGAGGTGCTGGAGGCGATCCAGGAGCTGACCCGTCTCGCGGTGCACCGGCAGACAGGCGAGCGGTCCCGCCTCATGCTGGACATCGGTGGTTTTCGTGAGCGTCGCAGGGCCGAACTGAGCGAACTCGGTCGGAAGATCGCCGAAGACGTCAAGCGCGATGGCGAGCCCAAGTCGCTGCAGCCGATGACGCCTTTCGAGCGCAAGGTCGTGCACGACGCCGTCGCGGCGGCGGGCCTGCGAAGCGAATCCGAGGGCGAGGAGCCCCGTCGCTTCGTGGTGGTCCTGCCCGTGTAGCGACACGGCGGACGGAAATTGGCCGTCGTCCCCGATTTTCCGGGGACGACGGCCTTTTTCATGCCCTGCTTTGTGTGTCGCCGTGGACTGGGCCGTTAGCCTTAGACCGGCCTGACCCAGACAGTTTTCAAGGAAGAGTGAGGTCGAGTGACCGACCAGATGCCCGATCCGCCCGAAGTCGCGCGTGAGGTGTTCACCGGGGGCGCCTGGTCCCGGGCTGAGGCCTTCGCGGAGCTACTGGCCGGCCCTGGAGTGGTGCGCGGACTGCTTGGGCCGCGTGAGGTGCCCCGCATCTGGGACCGCCATCTGCTCAACTGCGCCGTGGTCGCCGAGGCTGTCCCCGCGAACGTGCGGCTGGTGGACATCGGTTCGGGCGCGGGACTGCCGGGCCTCGTCCTGGCGATCGTGCGACCGGATATCACCGTCACCCTTCTTGAGCCGCTCCTGCGCCGGACGGTGTT
It includes:
- a CDS encoding Jag family protein, coding for MTEAEAEKETVKAAPDLAALEQEGEIAADYVEGLLDIADIDGDIDMDVEGDRAVVSVVDIKGGDLVGSNGEVLEAIQELTRLAVHRQTGERSRLMLDIGGFRERRRAELSELGRKIAEDVKRDGEPKSLQPMTPFERKVVHDAVAAAGLRSESEGEEPRRFVVVLPV